The Culex pipiens pallens isolate TS chromosome 2, TS_CPP_V2, whole genome shotgun sequence DNA window taatgtttgattttgagTAAGATTCGTGCGATAGCCGTTTCTTGTCGGGAGGATAAAGAGGCAAGAGAATTCTTGAATATGAGCCCTCCCATCCCAAATGTACTATCTTATCTATTTAAATGATCCTGGTATATTATCAGTACCAGACTTGTTCGAGAAAagtaaacataagatttttggTGGCCGTGATTTGCCAAAAAAAGGTGGAGAGATCTTCCAGAATTGCGATTCAGATTTAATTCCGATGTGGTAAGGTTAAGGTTACTTCGAGAATCATTTCATTCTGAAACTGACTCGtgtctttttaacattttagcaCAAGATGTTGGCTCATCTTGTAATTGTTCTGCTTGTGGGGGTGGTGCTGGGTGCCCCAGCTGGTGAAATTGAAATTCAAGAACCaggtgaaaatatgtttttgaaatacgCGAAATTTTGCACCTAATGGTTGTTCATTTATAGATAACGGTCTTGCGACCGCTTACGAACAAGCTGGAGATCACTTCCAGGGAGATATCGTGCTGACGGATATCCAAGCAGATGCCGTCGAAAGTGGGCGAACTGCTCTCATAGGGCCGCAGTACATGTGGCCTGATCGAATCGTTTACTACACAATCAGGGCCGGAGATTTTTGTAGGTATTCTTTGATCTTAAAGTGTTAGTTGGTACTAAATCAGTTCATTCGGGCAGCTCTTTCGCAAATAACTTCTATTAAACAAGCCGTTGAGCAAATATCTCTGGTAAGCTGCATCAAGTTTGTAGAACGGACCAACCAGAAGGATTACGTCCTCGTTACGGGTGAGAACACCGGATGTTGGTCATACCTGGGTCGTCGTGGCAACAGTCAGGAGCTGAATCTCCAACCAGTTGGATGCATGAGTCGTGGAACGATCATCCACGAGTTTCTGCATGCCCTCGGGTTTGTCCACATGCAAAGTGCCTCCGATCGGGACTTTTACATCAGCGTCGACTGGAACAACATCCAGACCGGAAGATCTACCAACTTTGATCGTTATGCGTCGAGTATTATCAATGATTTTGGGATTCCGTACGACTACGAAAGTGTGATGCACTACGGAAAAACTGCTTTCAGCAAGAACGGACTGCCGACGATCATTCCTTTCGATAAAACTGTGAACATCGGGCAGCGTGTGGGCATGAGCTACAAGGACATCAAACGCTTGAACTCACTTTACACCTGTAACTAAAGTCCTTAAAATAGTTGGTAATCatggaaaaaatagaaatttgaaaTAGGTTAAGTGAGC harbors:
- the LOC120415138 gene encoding zinc metalloproteinase nas-14-like; translation: MLAHLVIVLLVGVVLGAPAGEIEIQEPDNGLATAYEQAGDHFQGDIVLTDIQADAVESGRTALIGPQYMWPDRIVYYTIRAGDFSLSQITSIKQAVEQISLVSCIKFVERTNQKDYVLVTGENTGCWSYLGRRGNSQELNLQPVGCMSRGTIIHEFLHALGFVHMQSASDRDFYISVDWNNIQTGRSTNFDRYASSIINDFGIPYDYESVMHYGKTAFSKNGLPTIIPFDKTVNIGQRVGMSYKDIKRLNSLYTCN